A region of the Actinomycetota bacterium genome:
GACGAGGAATCACGTTCGGACACATACCCGTACGTCGAGGTCGAGGAGGAGACCGCGCAACTCGGGCACGAGGCGAGCGTCTCGCGGATCGGCGAAGACCAGTTGTTCTACCTGATGAGCCGAGGGCTCAGCGAGGCCGAGGCGTCCGCGATGATCGTGAACGGCTTCATCGAGCCGATCACCCGTGAGCTCCCGATGGAGTACGCGGTCGAGCTCAACCGCCTGATCGAGCTGCAGATGGAGGGCGCGATCGGCTAGCGGCCTCGCGGGCGCGGGACCGGACGAGGGCAGGCCGCGCGGTCTGCCCTCTTGCATGGATGGTGACGAGATGACGCAGATCACGAAGACGGGGTTCGATGAGGAGGCCCTCGCGGCGCTCCCGTCCCCCGCGCCGTTCGTGGAGACGCTTCGCAAGCAGGCGTTCGACGAGTTCCTCGCGCTCCCCATCCCGTCGCAGGAGACCGAGGAGTGGCGGTACACGGACCTGGAGGGGTTCGACTTCGACCTGCGTCCGTTCGCCGATGGGGGACATGCCGACAACCTCGACGACGTTCCGGACGAGATCCTCGCCTCTGCCGGCACGGTCGGCGAGCGGGACGGGCTCCAGATCCAGCGGAACTCCGAGGTCGTGGTGACGCACCTCGCGCCCGAGCTGAAGGCCAAGGGCGTGTGGTTCGGCGATCTCGACCGGGCCGCGGCCGATCGCCCCGACCTGATCGAGCGGTATCTCCACGACCTCGTGTCAACGGAGCGCTCGAAGTTCACCGCGCTGCACGCGGCGTTCCGTAGCGGCGGCACGCTTCTGCACGTCCCTCGTGACGTTCGAGTGGAGCTGCCGATCCAGACCCTGACCTATCTCGACGCGGACGGCTCGGCGGTGTTCCCGCGGACGCTGCTCATCGCCGACGAGGGCGCCGAGGTGACGTTCATCGACCGGTACGTCTCGCCCCGGCTCGAGCGGGCGTTGAGCGACGCGATCGTCGAGATCCACGTCGGTCGGGGCGCGCACGTTCGCTACGTCGCGCTGCAGGAGTACGGCGACGGCGTACAGCACCTCGCCGTGCAACGCGCGCGCATCGGGCGCGACGCGACGCTCAAGACGCTCGGCGTCGCGTTCGGCGGAACGCTTTCCCGCGCGGAGATCGAGGCCGTCCTCGCGGAGGACGGAGCCTCGAGCGAGATGCTCGGCGTGTACTTCGGCGACGGCGAACAGCACATCGACCATCGCTCGATCCAGGACCACATCGGTTCCCGCACGTCGAGCGACCTTCTCTACAAGGGTGCGATGCGCGACCGCTCGAATGCGATCTACACCGGGACGGTGGTGATCGAAAAGGGGGGCCACCGGTGCGACGCGTACCAGACCAACCGCAACATCCTGCTGTCCGAGACGGCGCGCGCACACTCGGTTCCGAACCTGGAGATCCTCACGAACGACCCCACGCGATGCGGCCACGCCGCGAGCGTCGGCCCGGTGTCCGACGACGAGCTGTTCTACCTGATGAGCCGGGGGATCCCCGAGAAGGAGGCGCAGCGGCTGATCGTGTTCGGCTTCTTCCAGGAGGTGCTCGACCGGGTCGAGCTCCCCGAGGTGCGTGATGGCCTCGTCGCGGCGATCGAGGATGAGCTGGCGAGGGGGTTGTGAACGTGTCGCTGGTTCGCATCTGCGGCGTGCACGACGTGCCCGAAGGGGAGGTCCGGCGGTTCGAGCTGGATCATCGACCGTACGCCGTGGCGAACCTGGGCGAGGAGGGCTTCCGCGTCGTGGACGCGATCTGCTCGCACGCGCACTACTTCTTGGACGAGGGGGATGTCGACGTGGACTTCGAAACGGTGGAGTGCCCGAAGCACGGGTCGACGTTCGACCTCAACACGGGCAGGCCGCGGACGCTCCCGGCGACCCAGCCCGTAGAGGTGTTCCCGGTCAAAGTGGAGAACGACGACGTGATGATCGAGGTGGCAGAGGGATGACGACGACAGACATGACGACCGAAGCTGCGACGCTCGAGATCAAGGCCCTCGAGGCGTCCGTCGAGGGAAAGGACATCCTGAAAGGGATCGACCTGGTCGTCCGGCAGGGCGAGACGCACGCGCTGATGGGCCCGAACGGCTCGGGCAAGTCGACGCTCGCGGCCGTGCTGATGGGCAGACCCGGCTACGCCGTGACGGCGGGACGCGTGCTGTTCAAAGGCGAAGACATCACCCGCCTCACCGCCGACAAGCGCGCCGAGCGGGGGCTGTTCCTCGCCATGCAGTATCCGGTCGAGATCCCAGGCGTCTCGGTCGTGAACTTCCTTCGGACCGCGTACAAGAACGTCAAGGGTGATGAGATCAGTGCGCTTGCCTTCCGCAAGCACATGAAGGAGAAGATGGACCTCCTCGGCGTCGAGGACGCCATGGTCCAGCGCTACGTGAACCAGGGTTTCTCGGGCGGGGAGAAGAAGAAGAACGAGGTCCTGCAGCTCGCGGTGCTGGAGCCCGAGATCGCGGTGCTCGACGAGACGGACTCGGGGCTCGATATCGACTCGCTGAAGGCCGTCGCCAACGGCGTCGCGCAGCTCATCGGACCGAACCTCGGCGTGCTGCTGATCACGCACTACCAGAGGATCCTCAACTACATCACGCCGGACTTCGTCCACGTCATGCTCGACGGGCGTATCGTGAAGTCCGGCGGCAAGGAGCTCGCGCAGGAGCTCGAGGAGAAGGGCTACGACGGCGTCCGCAAGGAGCTCGGGCTCGAGACCGTGCCGGCGTCCTCCGGCTGAGGAGCACTGACGACGTGGCGGTAACCGAGCAGCGAAAGGCGGAACTGGACGTCGAGCGCATCCGCGCGGACTTCCCGATCCTGTCGCGAGCCGTCGGCGACAAGCCGCTCGTCTACCTCGACTCCGCCGCGACGTCGCAGAAGCCACGCGCGGTGCTCGACGCCGAGCGCGAGTTCTACG
Encoded here:
- the sufC gene encoding Fe-S cluster assembly ATPase SufC, whose product is MTTEAATLEIKALEASVEGKDILKGIDLVVRQGETHALMGPNGSGKSTLAAVLMGRPGYAVTAGRVLFKGEDITRLTADKRAERGLFLAMQYPVEIPGVSVVNFLRTAYKNVKGDEISALAFRKHMKEKMDLLGVEDAMVQRYVNQGFSGGEKKKNEVLQLAVLEPEIAVLDETDSGLDIDSLKAVANGVAQLIGPNLGVLLITHYQRILNYITPDFVHVMLDGRIVKSGGKELAQELEEKGYDGVRKELGLETVPASSG
- the sufD gene encoding Fe-S cluster assembly protein SufD, whose product is MTQITKTGFDEEALAALPSPAPFVETLRKQAFDEFLALPIPSQETEEWRYTDLEGFDFDLRPFADGGHADNLDDVPDEILASAGTVGERDGLQIQRNSEVVVTHLAPELKAKGVWFGDLDRAAADRPDLIERYLHDLVSTERSKFTALHAAFRSGGTLLHVPRDVRVELPIQTLTYLDADGSAVFPRTLLIADEGAEVTFIDRYVSPRLERALSDAIVEIHVGRGAHVRYVALQEYGDGVQHLAVQRARIGRDATLKTLGVAFGGTLSRAEIEAVLAEDGASSEMLGVYFGDGEQHIDHRSIQDHIGSRTSSDLLYKGAMRDRSNAIYTGTVVIEKGGHRCDAYQTNRNILLSETARAHSVPNLEILTNDPTRCGHAASVGPVSDDELFYLMSRGIPEKEAQRLIVFGFFQEVLDRVELPEVRDGLVAAIEDELARGL
- a CDS encoding non-heme iron oxygenase ferredoxin subunit; translated protein: MSLVRICGVHDVPEGEVRRFELDHRPYAVANLGEEGFRVVDAICSHAHYFLDEGDVDVDFETVECPKHGSTFDLNTGRPRTLPATQPVEVFPVKVENDDVMIEVAEG